The Lysinibacillus pakistanensis genome includes a window with the following:
- a CDS encoding DUF4179 domain-containing protein, translated as MKKSLDERLHEEMNREQEIPDIVQKAFNRSYTEIRSKSKKKTKKRWLKPISAAAACVVLALGVILSNDTAMAKLKAFLGFDDAGIELASQNGEVQYVGVSQSSQDITVTLENIFTDAYRVGLQMEILPKNMDIKDINHVGIEYRMYDSTGKEIDALISDTKPLTSKGFTDNAEEQMLKGTNETIIYELLLQSNERAWPSLDNAQLVIETIHFITENKGIVSINGEWPFTLKPMKVVTQSFEAEKAVEGIQLQSATLTNGSMHVSLIVDADLYEDENQFFEWALTNEKGESFYARGANIKSIDGKTIVNLVYPYSIWDEKKQVSLTIKGFGKLTLTSKN; from the coding sequence ATGAAAAAATCATTAGACGAGCGTTTACATGAGGAAATGAATAGAGAGCAAGAAATACCAGATATTGTGCAGAAAGCTTTTAATCGTTCCTATACCGAGATTCGTTCTAAATCAAAGAAAAAGACAAAAAAACGTTGGTTGAAGCCTATTTCAGCTGCGGCAGCATGTGTAGTGCTCGCTTTGGGTGTGATTTTATCTAATGATACAGCGATGGCCAAACTAAAAGCGTTTTTAGGGTTTGATGACGCTGGGATTGAACTTGCTAGTCAAAATGGAGAAGTGCAATATGTCGGTGTATCGCAAAGTTCACAAGATATTACGGTTACACTTGAAAATATATTTACTGATGCTTACCGTGTAGGGTTGCAAATGGAAATTTTGCCGAAAAATATGGATATAAAGGATATTAATCACGTAGGCATTGAATACCGTATGTATGATTCTACGGGAAAAGAAATTGATGCCCTTATTTCAGATACAAAGCCTCTTACTTCAAAAGGTTTTACGGATAATGCTGAGGAGCAAATGCTGAAAGGAACCAATGAAACCATAATTTATGAACTTCTATTACAGTCGAATGAACGGGCGTGGCCTTCTCTAGATAACGCTCAATTAGTAATTGAAACAATTCATTTCATTACAGAAAATAAAGGGATTGTTTCAATTAATGGAGAATGGCCATTTACATTGAAACCAATGAAGGTTGTAACACAATCATTTGAAGCGGAAAAAGCTGTTGAGGGCATTCAACTTCAATCAGCAACCCTTACGAATGGCTCTATGCATGTATCTTTAATAGTCGACGCAGATCTTTATGAGGATGAAAATCAATTTTTTGAATGGGCATTAACAAATGAAAAGGGAGAGTCCTTTTATGCACGAGGAGCCAATATAAAATCAATAGATGGGAAAACTATAGTTAATTTAGTATATCCTTATAGTATTTGGGATGAAAAAAAGCAAGTAAGTTTAACTATTAAAGGCTTTGGAAAATTAACATTAACCAGTAAGAATTAA
- a CDS encoding GNAT family N-acetyltransferase, with protein MEISIYKLQENDAQELFIFEKNNRLFFEQMVPSRGEDYYKFETFQERHKELLAEQQEQKSIFYLIRDNMGNIVGRINLVDIDATNNSAEIGYRVGEEYGGNGIGARALKLLLETEGTIKKLKAKTTTHNIASQRVLERNGFKQVSISDEKFEMNGQELRFVSYILER; from the coding sequence TTGGAAATATCTATTTATAAATTACAGGAAAATGATGCGCAAGAATTATTTATTTTTGAAAAGAATAATCGATTATTTTTTGAGCAAATGGTACCAAGCCGTGGGGAAGATTATTATAAATTTGAAACATTTCAAGAGAGACATAAAGAGCTTTTAGCAGAGCAACAGGAACAAAAATCAATATTTTATTTAATTAGAGACAACATGGGTAATATTGTAGGAAGGATAAATTTAGTGGATATTGATGCAACTAATAATTCTGCTGAAATCGGCTATAGAGTGGGTGAAGAGTACGGGGGAAATGGGATAGGAGCTAGAGCTTTAAAGCTATTATTAGAAACAGAGGGCACTATCAAGAAGTTGAAGGCAAAAACAACAACTCATAATATTGCTTCCCAGCGAGTACTTGAAAGAAATGGATTTAAACAGGTAAGTATCAGTGACGAGAAATTTGAAATG
- a CDS encoding RNA polymerase sigma factor, with protein MQSEFLVKKAKKGDGEAFIQLIRQYEMTLYRTAKRLGLKDEDIADLLQDTILTAFEKIDSLKEAKYFNTWICRILLNNCYRFIRQDQRTVPLDVTTFHELRHQDQISLELDEALESLDESYRIALTLYYVNGLTTREISEFLHESEGTIKSRISRAKQYLKNNYYVEEAQLL; from the coding sequence ATGCAATCCGAGTTTCTAGTGAAAAAAGCAAAGAAGGGAGATGGAGAAGCTTTTATACAATTAATCCGTCAATACGAAATGACACTTTATCGGACGGCTAAACGACTTGGTTTGAAAGATGAGGATATTGCAGACCTTCTACAAGATACGATTCTGACAGCGTTTGAAAAAATAGATTCTCTAAAAGAAGCGAAATATTTTAATACATGGATTTGTCGAATTCTTTTAAATAACTGCTACCGATTTATCAGGCAGGATCAGCGTACTGTGCCTCTGGATGTGACGACTTTTCATGAACTGCGACACCAAGATCAAATTTCTCTTGAGCTCGATGAAGCATTAGAGAGTCTAGATGAGAGCTATCGCATTGCTTTAACACTTTATTATGTGAATGGACTCACGACAAGAGAAATAAGCGAATTTCTTCATGAATCAGAAGGGACGATTAAGTCGAGGATTTCCAGAGCGAAGCAATATCTGAAAAATAATTATTATGTTGAGGAGGCACAATTACTATGA